The nucleotide sequence CCGAAACACCCGTTTCGGTTTCAGTAAAGCTTTCAAAAGCTGTTTCTCCTAGCTCGGCGATTAAGATTTCTGAAGCAAGTTGTTTTGCTTCTTCTGTATTATTGGTGTCTTTTGGCGTAATAGCAAAATGATACCCTATATAAATATTTGACATTCTTTATTTTTTTGCAAAGGTAGGATAAACTTTGATAGTGTGTTGTTATGTTTAACAGAATATCTTTCAAACACTGATAACGTTTTTAAACATATAAGTCTTATAAGTCTTTTTATCTACTGATTTTTTAAACCATTTAAGAAATATAAGAGCATATAAGCAGAGGATTTTCTTTATGCTGAATGCAAATGTTACAATATAAAGTCTGTATAAATTTCTTTAATTTCTCTAATCTGTGTTTCTTCTTAACAAATACTTTAATAAAGTTATATGACTTATATGTTTAAAATTTTTTCACTTCAAATCTTAACTGTTCTTAAATTTCTTAATTGGTTTAAAAATAACTTAATTGTTTATATAAAAAAAAGCGATAGAATAAACTACCGCTTTCAATATATATGGAATCTAAAAAAATTAGATAGCGTTTATAATCGCCAAAAAGTCATCAGATTTTAAGGCTGCACCACCAATTAGTCCACCATCAACGTCTGGTTTAGAGAAAATTTCAACTGCGTTATCAGGTTTCACGCTTCCACCGTAAAGGATAGTTACATTATCAGCTACATCAGCACCAAATGATTTACGAACAATTTCTCTGATAAATTCGTGCATTTCTTGTGCTTGTTCTGGAGATGCAGTTTCACCTGTACCAATAGCCCAAACCGGTTCGTATGCTAAGACTACATTTGACCAAGATGCTTTGTCGATTTGGAATAAACCATCACGCAATTGGTTTTCAACAACATTAAAGTGTTGTTTATCTTGACGGTCTTTCAATTCTTCACCAAAACAGAAGATAACTGTCATATCATGTTTCAAAGCTGTATTTACTTTTTCGGCAATCAAAGCATCACTTTCGTGAAAGATAGCTCTGCGCTCAGAGTGTCCTAAGATTACAGTGTTTACACCAACGCTTTTCAACATATCAGCAGTGATTTCACCTGTAAATGCTCCACCTTCAGCTTGGTGAACGTTTTGTGCAGCAACAGTTATATTAGTTGAACTCAATTGGTTTACAGCAGCAGCTAAGTTTACAAATGTAGGAGCAACTATTACTTGAGCAGTTGTGTTAGCAGGTACTTTTGCAATTAATTCATTTAATAATTCAGCAGTTTGAGTTGCATTTTTATGCATTTTCCAGTTTCCAGCAACAATTTTTTTTCTCATTTTAATAAATGTTATAATTAGTTTTCTTTTTTTTATTTTAGTTTTTTTATTGTTTTGTTGATTAGATCAAAATCTTTTTCAATGGCTCGATATAAAACTATTTTGCCTGTTTTATCGATAATGATATATCTAGGAATCCAATCTAAATCAATAGCATTGGCAAATTTTCCTTTCATTTGGTCGTTAGCCATATAGTGACTTCCTTTTAGTCTGTGTTTTGCGATACCGTATTTCCAGGCATCGACTGATTTATCCATGGAGATAAAAACATAATTCACATCAGAATGTTCAGATTGTAACTCTTTTAAATTAGGCATGGCACGAATACAATCCCCACACCAAGAAGCCCAAACCTCTATTACAGTCGTTTTTCCTTCATTTTCTTTTAAAATAGATTCAAAAGTGACTTGGTTTTCATCCAGAGTCAGTAGTGTTTCTGTTAAAGCTTCTTTTGTAAAACTTGTTTTTTCTTTATTGGTATTGGAACATGAAAAAAGAACAATCAAGAATAAAAAGGAGGCAATTTTTTTCATAAAATGAATTTTAGCAAAGTTAGGTAAACTATAAGGATTGCCATCTTAAACTAATGATATTTTTGGCTATTTTAGATGTTTTTTACAATAAAATCAAATATTATCTAATGATTTGTTTGTGAAAACGTAATAGTTGATTGTTTTATTGAATATTTGTCAAACTGAAAGCGTTTTCGACTAAAAATCTACAATTTTAAACTGTCACTATCGTTATAATGTACTTTTTGTATAATCGTCCCTTGGTTTAAAATTACAATACTTGGATTCGCTCTTTCTATAGTTTTTAAAGTAGTTGCATCACAGAAGTAAAAGTCAAATCCAAATCCATATTGTTTTTGTGCAGTTGCAATTTGTTCAGGAGTTGAGGCTGTCATACCAATTACTTTGTATCCCTTTTGAATAGCAGTTTTTTGTAGTTCGTTTAGTTTTTCTAACCCTTCTTTTGAAGCGTTTGGTAAATCATAAGCCACAAATACCAATAGTTTTGGTTCTTCAAGTAATTCTTCTTTGTAGTCAGAACCATCTTTATCCATCGTAAAATCATGGATAGGAGGAATGTAGCCTTCACTAATTACTTTGTCTTTTCGATCTACAAATGTTGCTCCCTCAGGAATGTTCATTAGG is from Flavobacterium sp. NG2 and encodes:
- the tpiA gene encoding triose-phosphate isomerase, which encodes MRKKIVAGNWKMHKNATQTAELLNELIAKVPANTTAQVIVAPTFVNLAAAVNQLSSTNITVAAQNVHQAEGGAFTGEITADMLKSVGVNTVILGHSERRAIFHESDALIAEKVNTALKHDMTVIFCFGEELKDRQDKQHFNVVENQLRDGLFQIDKASWSNVVLAYEPVWAIGTGETASPEQAQEMHEFIREIVRKSFGADVADNVTILYGGSVKPDNAVEIFSKPDVDGGLIGGAALKSDDFLAIINAI
- a CDS encoding TlpA disulfide reductase family protein translates to MKKIASFLFLIVLFSCSNTNKEKTSFTKEALTETLLTLDENQVTFESILKENEGKTTVIEVWASWCGDCIRAMPNLKELQSEHSDVNYVFISMDKSVDAWKYGIAKHRLKGSHYMANDQMKGKFANAIDLDWIPRYIIIDKTGKIVLYRAIEKDFDLINKTIKKLK